The Tessaracoccus flavus genome includes the window TGGCTCGACATCGCACCCATGGGAGTCGACAAGGCGCACGGACTGGGCATCGTTTGCAGCGAGCTCGGCATCGACCCCTCCGACGTCCTCGCGATCGGCGACGGTCGCAACGACATTGAGATGCTCGCCTGGGCTGGGCGGGGCGTCGCGATGGGGGACGCTCCAGACGAGGTCCAGGCGGTGGCAGACGACGTCACCGGCTTCTTCACCGACCTCGGCACCGTCGACGAACTGGAGCGTTGGTTTCCGGCGCTCGCCGAGGCGAGCTGACCTCCGCGGTGAACAACCCCCGTAAGGGGGTGTCCTTCGGCTATCTGATCGGGTAGGCATGAGGGATGAGCACACTTGACGGTAAGAAAATCGCGTTCATCTCGGTACGGGGCGTGGAGCAGCCCGAGCTGACAGAGCCCTGGCAGGCTGTGCAGGAAGCGGGCGGACAGCCGGTCCTCATCAGCGACAAGCCGGGCACGATCACGGCGCTCAAGGGCGACTGGGACCGCGGGGACGACTTCCCGGTGGACCTCACCCTCGACGACGCCGATCCCGACGACTTCGACGCCCTCGTGCTGCCGGGAGGCACCCTCAACGCGGATGAGGTGCGCCAGTCGGAGAAGGCCCAGGCCTTCGTCCGGGCGTTCATGGAGGCGGGCAAGCCGGTTGCGCCCATCTGCCACGGCGCGTGGGTGCTGGTCGAGATCGACGCGGTGCGCGGCCGCAGGATGACGTCCACCGGAGCGATCTCCACGGACCTCAAGAATGCGGGCGCGGACTGGGTCGACGAGGAGTTCGTCAGCGACGGCAACCTCCTGACCAGCCGCAACCCCGACGACCTCCCCGCGTTCAACGAGGGCATCGTCAAGGCGTTCGCCGAGGCCTAGCCCGATCCTGAGCCTGCGCGATGAGCGCCCGGCGTACGGATGGTCGTCGTTCCGTCGGCACGGCGATACACGGACGGAACTGGACCGCCCGTCAGCCACCAGGGAAAACCGAACGCCAACGGGCAGCGCGCAACGCCAACGGGCCGAACTGAACGCCAACCTTCACCCGGTATCGCCCGCGAGACTCATCGACGCCCCTGATATCTCGGGGGCGTCGATGAGTTCCGGGGGCGAATGGGCGTGACCGTTGGCGTATTGGTGACACCGTTGGCGTTGCGGGGGAGCCATTGGCGTCCCCGTAGAACCGTTGGCGTCAGGGACGTTGTCTGGCACTGCTAACAGGTTCCGCTCGTCGGTCAGTCCTGGGAGTCTGCGCTCATCCGGAACCAGCGGAAGCCGTAGCCCTCAAGATTCACCTCGAGCGAGCCGTCGTGCTCGACCACACGTTCGCCGTCGAGGAGGTCCGTGATGACGTCCTCCGGCGCGATCTCCTTGGTCAGCGACACCGTGACCGGGTCGGGGGAGAAGTTGTGGACCGCCACGATCGCGGACTCGGGGAGCACGACGCGGTGGGCCATGACCGACGTGGCGTCGACGTCGATGACCGAGAACTCTCCCCAGCCGATCTCCGGGCGACGACGCCGCATGCCGATGAGCATCCGCATGAAGTTCCACAGCGACTCGGGATCGTGCTCCTGGTCGGCGTGATTGACGTGGTCGGGGCCGTAGCCGTCTGGGACCATGCGCTGGATCAGCTTCGACGGCGGCGCCGTGGAGAAACCTCCGTTCTTGCCGGAGCTCCACTGCATGGGGGCGCGCACCGACATCCGTCCGTGCGCCTCGAGGTCCTCGCCCATCCCGATCTCTTCGCCGTAGTAGATGGCGGGGGTGCCCGGCAGGGAGAACATCAGGCTGTAAGCCATCCGGATGCGCCGTGGTTCGCCGCCCAGCATGGGTGGCAGGCGCCTCTTGAGACCACGGTTGTACACCTGCATCTCCGGCTCGGGGCCGAAGGCGTCGAAGACCTCCTGGCGCTCCTCCTCGCTCAGTTTGTCGAGTGTCAGCTCGTCGTGGTTGCGCAGGAAGGTGGCCCACTGGCAGGTCGGGTGGATCTCCGGCCTGGACTGGATCGCCTCGACGAGTGGGGCCGGATCCTGCCGCGCCAGGGCGAGATAGGTGGCCTGCATGGAGATGAAGTCGAACATCATGTGCAGTTCGTCGCCGACGTCGCCGCCGAAGTACTTGAGCTGTTCCTCAAACGGCACATTGACCTCGCCCAGGAGCATGGCGTGGCCCTTGCGTCGCTGCAGGAACGATCGCATCTGCTTGATCACCTGATGGGGATCGACGGGCATCGTGCTGGTGCCGGTGTTGTCGTCGTTCTGCAACAGGAACGGGACGGCGTCGACCCGGAACCCGTCGACCCCCAGCTGGAGCCAGAACCCGACGATGCGAAGCAACTCGTCCATGACCTTGGGGTTGGCGAGGTTGAGGTCGGGCTGGTGGGAGTAGAAGTGGTGCAGGTACCACTCGCCGGTGCGGTCGTCCTTGGTCCAGATCCCGTCCTCCTCTCCGGGGAAGACGGTCTCGTCCGACGTGTCGCCGGGGTCGGTGGAACGCCAGACGTAGAAGTCGCGGTAGGGGTTGGAGGTGCTCCTGCGCGAGGCGACGAACCACGGGTGCTGGTCGGAGGTGTGGTTGACGATGAGGTCGGTGATGACCCGCATGCCGCGGTCGTGAGCGGTGCGGATGACTTCGACGAGCTGACCGTGGTTGCCCAGCCGGTCGTCGACCCCGTAGAAATCCTTGACGTCGTACCCGTCGTCGCGCCCGGGGCTCGGGTAGAACGGCTGCAGCCACAGGCAGTTGACGCCGAGCTGGGCCAGGTAGTCGATGCGGTGGGCCAGGCCCGCGAGGTCGCCGGAACCGTCGCCGTCGGTGTCAAGGAAGGTGTCGATGGAGAGGCAGTAGATGACCGCGCTCTTCCACCAGAGGTCGCTCGTGTCGGTGATGCGCATCGTTCGACCCTACCAATCGCACTTCGGCAGCACGTCCGAACCGAAGGTGTCGAGGAACGCCCCCTGCTCCTGGCCGACGAAGTGCAGATACACGTCGTCGAAGCCCATCTCGGCGTATTCCCGGATCCACTCCAGGTGCTGCTCCGGTCGCTCCGAGATACGCACCGACCGTTGGACCGATTCCATCGTCACGTGCTCTGCTGCCGCGTCGAACCCGGTGACCGAATCGATGTCCCAGCTGAGGGGAGCCCCGAAGACGTTGCTGCGCCACTGCTCGAAGGCGATCGCTTCAGCCTCCTCGAGCGTCGGCGCCCAGGACAGGTGCAGTTGCAGCGCCACGCGCCCGCGTCCGCCGGCGCCGCGGTAGCTTGCGATGACCTCGCGGAGGGTGTCCGGGTCCTGGTTCACCGTGATGAGGCCGTCGGCCCATCTGGCGGACCGTTCGGCAGACTCCGGCGACACCGCGGGAGTGATGAGAAGTGGCTGTTCGTCGGGGCGGTCCCAGACCCGCGCCCGGTCGACGGTGACGAGCCCCTGATGACTCACCTCTTCACCGGCGAGGAGGCGGCGGATGATGTCGACGCATTCCTCGAGCCGAGCCACCCGCTCGTGCTTTGCGGGCCAGCGTTCCCCGGTGATGGATTCGTTCATCGCCTCTCCGCTGCCCAATGCGGTCCAGAACCGACCAGGGAACATGGCCGCCAGCGTCGCGATCTTCTGGGCCGCGACGGCAGGGTGGTAGCGCTGGCCGGGAGCGGAGACGCAGCCGAACTCGAGACCGGTGGTGGCGAGGGCCGCGCCGAGCCAGGCCCAGGCGTAACCCGAATGCCCCTGCCGCTCGGACCAGGGCGCGAAGTGATCCGAGCACATTGCCATGTCGAAGCCCATGCGCTCAGCGTGCTGGACGTCGGAGAGGAGTTGGCCGGGGGCGATCTGCTCGTGGGAGGCGTGGAAACCGATGCGCGTCATGGCTCCACCTCACCCGGTCACCGCAGAGAATTCAAGGGCCGTCGGTGACGCGGCAGCGAGTGGGTCAGGCCGCCGAATCCGTACGAGATCCGCAGACGGCGTCGGCCGCCGCGAGGACTGCGTCGATCGAGGGGGGCTCAGCGGCAGGTGCTGTGTGGAGACCGCCCTCCTCCTCGATCCGTCTGAGGTGGCGCTTGACCGTGGAGACCGAGCAGCCGATCTTGGCGGCGATGACGCTCAGCGGCTGGTCGGGGTTGGCGGCGCGTAGGCGGTGAATCTCGTGCTTGTTGAATTGCCGACCCGAGTTCACCCCGGCGAAGCCGTCCAGGTCCTCCGGGGACACAGACACCCCGAGCCGGGCCCGGATCTCGGCGCGTTGCCGCTTTGTCGTTCCCCCGACGAAACCCGCCACGTCGAACTTCGTGACCGCCTCGGTCAGGCATTGCCCCCGTCGAGGACAGGCCGCGCACATCTTCGCCGCCTGGGTTCGCAACATCGCCTGCTCGCGGCGCTCTCCCCGGTTTGTCGGGGGAGCGTCGTCGAGCAGGGGATGCAGGAAGACATTGGGGGAGACAACGCACGGTGTGGCGGCGGTCATCGCGTATCCCTCTCGACAAAATCTTGAGTCCAAAATGAGTAGCCCCAGACTGTCAAGGAAAGCATGGGTCCGAGCCACTCAGACGTGGGGCGATCTACCAGTTTTGAATGGGTACGCAGCGAAAGCAGCTCTGAGTATCGGTACTTAAGACCGTTTCCCTGAGCAGCGTTCACCAGGGACGAGCGAAGGCGTATCAAAGGGCTGGATACCGCGGCGCCCTCCCTGGTCAGCGGGAAATCGAGCGTAGCCCTTCGATACGGTCGCTCGTTCCTCGCTCCCTACTCAGGGAGACGTTGGGTACGGCGGCCGTTCCTCGCTCCCTACTCAGGGAGACGTTGGGTACGGCCGTTCCTCGCTCCCTACTCGGGGCTCTGGCCGTGCCGGCGCCGTGGGTGAGGGACGGCTCACGTCCCGAAAGGTGCAGTTCAGCGACATGTACGACCATTGTGGTCGTACATGTCACCAAAGTGACCCTTTCAGGGGGGGCGAGGAACGAACCCCCGATTCGAGAGGCTCACCACGACCAGGTCTTGTACGTAGCTCAGCGGGATTTGGCGAGCAGCTTCGCGACGGCCTTGCCGACGCCCTCGGCACTGGTCGGGTTCTGTCCGGTGACGAGGGTGCCGTCGCGCACGACCTTCTCGGCCATGGGGCGCAGCGCCTTGGTGTACGTCGCGCCCTCTTCCTTGAGGGCGTGGTCGAGGCGGAACGGGACGACTTTGTCCCGCCCCGCCAGCTTCTCTTCCGGCCACGAGAAGCCGGTCACCTTCTTCCCGGCGATGAGTGGGTTGCCGTCGGATCCTGTGGCCCCGACGAAGCCAGCAGGTCCGTGGCAGACCGCCGCTACGATGCCGCCCGCCTCGTAGGTGGTGACGAGGAGATCGGCCAGCACGGGGTTGTACGGGAAGTCGAACATCGTGCCGTGACCGCCGGTGAGGTAGACGGCGTCCCAGCCATCGCTGGCCACATCGTCGAGGGAGGCCGTGTCGTCGAGTATCGACATGAAGCCGGTGTCCTCATAGCGCTTCTTCGTGCCCCCCATGGCAAGCACGGGGGCGCTGAGGCTCTCCGGGTCGATCGGCACCTGACCGCCGTCGACGCTGGCGATCGTGAGGTGGTGGCCGTCCTTCTCAAGGACGTCCCAGAAGTGGGTCAGCTCACCCAGCCAGAGGCCGGTGCGGTACCCGGCCCTCTCGTAGGACGGCGTGCTGGTCGTCACGATGAGCACGCGGGCGGGGGTGGTCTTCGACATGGGTGCCTCCGTGGTTCGGTGCTTCCACTCTGCCATCCCCGCCGCGCGGACGGAACCCCCGCTGGGGGGGAATCGTCAGTCCGTGCCGGTGTCGAACGAGGAACTGGCGACGGCGTCGTCCACCTCGGACGGGCCGGTCGCCCCGAGCTCGGCGATCGCCGCGGCGCCGCCTGCCTCGAGACGACCGATGAGGTCCTGGTGCTCAGCCAGCAGGGTGCCCTGGGCCGCGTAGAGCTCCAGCTTCTCGCGCGAGTCGGCGATGTCGAGGTTGCGCATGGTGAGCTGCCCGATCCTGTCGGTCGGCCCGAACGCTGCGTCCTCCACACGCTCCATCGACAGCTTGTGCGGCTGGTAGCTGAGGTGCGGGCCGCGCGTGTCGAGGATGGTGTAGTCGTCGCCGCGACGAAGGCGGATGTCCACCTCGCCGGTGACCGCCGAGGCGACCCAGCGCTGGATCGACTCGCGCAGCATCAGCGACTGCGGATCCAGCCAGCGGCCTTCGTAGAGCAGCCGCCCGAGCCGAAGTCCCTCGGTGCGGTAGTTGGCCAGGGTGTCCTCGTTGTGGATTGCGGTGAGGAGCCGCTCGTAGGCGATCCACAGCAGCGCCATGCCGGGCGCCTCGTAGATGCCGCGGGACTTGGCCTCGATGATGCGGTTCTCGATCTGGTCGCTCATACCGAGACCGTGGCGTCCGCCGACGGCGTTGGCTTCCATGACGAGCGCCACGGGATCGTCGAACCGGGTGCCGTTGATCGCGACGGGGCGACCGAGCTCGAAGCGTACCGAGACGTCTTCGGTCTCGATGGCAACGGACGGATCCCAGTACTTGACGCCCATGATCGGCTGGACCGTCTCCAGGGACACGTCGAGATCTTCGAGGGTCTTCGCCTCGTGGGTGGCGCCCCAGATGTTGGCGTCGGTTGAGTACGCCTTCTCCTTGGAGTCCCGGTAGGGCAGATCGCGCTCGAGGAGCCACTGGCTCATCTCGTCGCGACCGCCGAGCTGATGCACGAACTCCTCGTCGAGCCACGGCTTGTAGATCCGAAGCATCGGGTTGGCCATGAGCCCGTAGCGGTAGAAGCGCTCGATGTCGTTGCCCTTGTACGTGGACCCGTCGCCCCAGATGAAGACGTCGTCCTCGACCATCGCCCGGACCAGGAGCGTGCCGGTGACCGCTCGACCGATGGGGGTGGTGTTGAAGTAGGCCTTGCCGGCCGACCGGATGTGGAACGCGCCGCAGGCGAGTGCCGACAGCCCCTCCTCGACCAGCTGGGAACGGCAGTCCACCATGCGCGAGAGCTCGGCCCCGTACTGGAGGGCGCGGCCCGGGACTGAGTCGATATCCGGCTCGTCGTACTGGCCGATGTTGGCGGTGTAGGTGCACGGCACTGCGCCCAGCTCGCGCATCCAGGCGACGGCCACCGAGGTGTCGAGGCCACCGGAGAATGCGATGCCGACGCGCTCGCCGACAGGGAGAGAAGTCAGAACTTTAGACACGCCGGTCACTCTAACGCGTGGCGGATGGGTGTCCGTCCGCTGCTCAGAGTCACAAGACGCGACGCGACGGCTAGTCGGCTGCGTGCTAGCGGGTCGTACCCCCGGCTACGAGAGGCGCTGCTGGTTGGCGACCGCCCGAGCCTCGATCGCCGCTCGTTGAACGTCGGCGAACGATGCGCTGAGCGACGTCAACGTCGAGCGGATCGCCGCCAGTTCGGTGCGCGACCTGAGCTCCGTCGCCTCGAGCTGCTGCCCCCAGTCGGCCGGAGGCGCGGCGCGATCGACCATTTCGCTCACCATGCGCTCGACCCGGCCGATGCGGTTGAGGGCGGCGAGCAGCGCCTTCCGGTCACTGGCGATCCGCATCCGGTTGCGCAGGTGGCCCGCGGCCTGTAATCCAAGGACGGCGACGGCGAGGCAGGCCAGCGCCCAGTTCCCCAATCCGCCGATCGCCAGCCCCGCCGCGGCGAGGGCGGCGATCGCCCCGACGACGGTGACTGCGGAATAGGCGAGGCGCGTGCGATTCATGCGCCACATGCTAGCGATCCTCGGTACTGTGACTGGCTGGGCGAGAGAAGTGGGGAACTCGATGACATGGCGGATTGAGGTCGAGGCCGACAGCGGCGAACCGATCGAATTGGCGTTCGCGATGACCGCTCCCGTGGAGGATCGCTCGATGCTGGTGCTGGTCGATCCGCAGCCACAGGTCATCCACGAGAAGGTGATCCCCGTCGATATGCCCTTCTCGGAGCAGCTCAACGCCCATTTCGTCTACCTCCCCGCGGGTCCGCCGGGGGTCACACTGATCACCGTGAAGTTCAGCCGCGCCATCGCGGGGTTGTCGGTCGACCTGGTGTCCTGGCCGACGGCGGTCGCCAGCGGCGCCGACGTCTGCGCGGGGGTCATGGCAACGATCCTGCCCGACCTGGCTCACGGCCGTCCGCTGGCCACCTCCACCACCGCGCGCTGGGTGGTGGCCTCGTGAGCGACCTCGAGCTGTCGTACGTCATCCCGTTCAAGGACTGGGGGCTGCGTCGGATCGGGCTGGCCGTCGAGTCGGCACGGGCCTCGCTGGGCGGTATTCCGGGGGAGGTGATCGTCTCCGACTACGGGTCTGAGTTCGAGGGTGAGGAACTCGATCACTTCCGCTCCTACCTCGAGTCCCGCGGCGCCGTCTACGTGCGCACGGAGACCGACGGCGTGTGGTCCCGATCGAGGGCGCTGAACGCCGGGATGGCCGTAGCCAGGGGGCGCGTGCTGGTCGCCGCCGACGCCGACATGGTCGTGCCGCCCGACTGTCTGCAGCGCACGGCCGAGATCATCGGGGCAGACCCCAACCTCGCATCCAGTACAGCTGCCTCGACCTTCCTGCCGACTGGGGGGACGCGGCGGTCGCGGACAGGGGCTTCGACTGGGAGGAGATGCGTCGCGTCGCGACCCTGCGGCCCCGGTGGGGGATGGGACTGACGGCGGTCTCGCGGCAGATCGTCGAGAGGGTGCGCGGCTGGGACGAGCGGTTCGTCATCTACGGCGGGGAGGACAACGACTTCGCGCAGCGGGTGCGTCGAGCCGGTGCCCGGGTCTGCTGGCCCCACGACGACGCCTTCCACCTGTTCCACATGTGGCATCCGCTCACCTCGGCGGCGCACGCGCTGTCGGCTGAGGCCACCCGGCAGATCCGGCGCAACAAGGACATCGTCAGAAACGACCGGACCTTCGTGCGTAACTCCATGCAGTGGCGGCACCCGCTGCGGGGTGCGGCGCCGCTGGTCAGCGTCGTCGTGTCCACCTTCAACAGGCGCCGCATGCTGCAAGACACGATCAACTCCGTCCTCATCCAGACCATGCAGGACTTCGAGATCGTCGTCGTCGACGACGGATCCACCGACGACACCGCCGACTACGTGTCCTCCATCGCCGACCCGCGGGTCCGGTACGTGCGCCAGGACAACGCGGGCATCGCCGCGGCCCGCAACCGGGGCACCGACGAGGCGCGCGGCCAGTTCATCGCCGTCCTCGACGACGATGACCTCATGCTGCCCTGGCGGCTCGAATGCCAGCTGGCGGCGGTCGAGGACTCGCTCACCGCCGTGTTCGGCAGCTTCGTGAACTTCAACGACGCGACGGGCGAGATGGTGCTCACGTCGGTCAAGGAGATGACGGTCCTGACCGCAGCCCTCGCCGGAGGTGCCCCGGGGCACAGCACCTGGCTTATTCCGCGGGAGTGGATGGCGAGGGTCCGCTACGACGAGAACCTCACCAGCGGGGTCGACAACGACCTCGCCCTCAGACTCCTGCGAGCGGGCGTGCGGTGGGCCTCCTGCGGCAGAGCGGTGGTGCTCCGGCGCATGCACGAGCATCAGGTGACGGTCTCCGACAACACCAATCAACTGGGGTCGGCATCCGCCGCCTACAACAGGCTCACGTTCACCGCGTCCCTCCACCAGCTCGACGCGACGCGCGAGGCCTCGGCGGGGGAGCCGAGGGTGAAGCTCCTCGAGACGGGCCGCGTGGATGAGCTGGTGGCCGCGTACCTACCCGATCACCTCGTCCGCCGCGTCCGGTTGCGTCGGATGGAACTGAACGGCATCGACGCGGTGCCCAGCATCACCATCGAGAGGTCTGACGGCGTCCGGGAGGGTTTCGTGCTGGACGCCCCGACCTGGGATCAGCTGGTCGAACTGGGTCCTGAGGCCTCCTCGTCGTACCTCTTCGCGGCCCCTGTGGGGACTGGCCGCTACAGCTTCGACCCCCAGATCCTGCACTCGCTGCAGGACGCCGAGGCCGAGCGGGTCCTCCGGGAGGCGGTGGGGGAGCGCCCCGGTGACGTCGCGATGGCCCACCGCGGGGACGAGGGTGGGTATGCCCGGATCACTCTCGACGGGCACCCCACCGTGATCATCGAGTCGGGGACGGTCGCCGACCCGGCCCGGCCGCCCCACTGGTGGGGCGAATGGCTGGCCCGGCCGGGTGAGGCCATAGTGTCGAACGCCAGCACGCTCCCGGCGTTGCGGGACGCGTGGTACCGGGCTGTGGCAGGGGAGGAGCGACGACATGCTGATCTCGGTTGAGGAGGGGGTGCTCGACGAGTACCTGGTGGTGGCGACACCGCAGGAGTATGACGGCAGTCCCGGCGTCAATACGTTCCGCATGGACTACGCCCCGCGGTCCGTCCACCCGGACCGGTTGGCGTTGGCCGCCTACCTGCTGTTCCGACCCTGGGCGAGCGGGCCGCTCCAACTCCCCTCGCCGGTGTCGCCGGCTTTGGCGGAGGCTATCGCCGCGCTGCACGCGGTCTGCTCCGTCCAGCCGGGACCGGTGGATCTGACGCCGCGCACCGGCCCGCCGGGGAGACGGCCACTTCGTCTCGCCTGGCGAACCGACCACTCATCGGAGCCGCCGCCGGGCGGAATGACGGTCAACCTTCTCCGCAGCGATGAGGCCTCGGGCGCACTGCGCACTGCGCAGTCGGTGTGGCTCCCCAGCAACGCGTTCATGTTGGCTGAGACCGAGGCGAGGGAACTGGACGTCGCGCTGGCGATCGGGTGCCTGCTGGCAGGCGACCTGGACGTGCGCGAGCTGCACCTGCCTGTGGCGGTGCCGGAGCCCCTCAGTAGGCTCCTCCACCGCGCCGGGCTGAGCCTCGCCTGATCCGGGGCGCTGCTGAATCGCTACGTCAGTCGGAGCCGTAGAGGTCTCGCGTGTAGACCTTGCCCTGGACGTCGCCCAGCTCCGGGGCGCGACGGTTGGTGACGATGACATCCGAGCGGCGCTTGAACTCGGCCACGTCGTTGACGACCTCGCAGCCGACGAACTCGTCGGTGCGGAGCAG containing:
- the argG gene encoding argininosuccinate synthase, which gives rise to MTGVSKVLTSLPVGERVGIAFSGGLDTSVAVAWMRELGAVPCTYTANIGQYDEPDIDSVPGRALQYGAELSRMVDCRSQLVEEGLSALACGAFHIRSAGKAYFNTTPIGRAVTGTLLVRAMVEDDVFIWGDGSTYKGNDIERFYRYGLMANPMLRIYKPWLDEEFVHQLGGRDEMSQWLLERDLPYRDSKEKAYSTDANIWGATHEAKTLEDLDVSLETVQPIMGVKYWDPSVAIETEDVSVRFELGRPVAINGTRFDDPVALVMEANAVGGRHGLGMSDQIENRIIEAKSRGIYEAPGMALLWIAYERLLTAIHNEDTLANYRTEGLRLGRLLYEGRWLDPQSLMLRESIQRWVASAVTGEVDIRLRRGDDYTILDTRGPHLSYQPHKLSMERVEDAAFGPTDRIGQLTMRNLDIADSREKLELYAAQGTLLAEHQDLIGRLEAGGAAAIAELGATGPSEVDDAVASSSFDTGTD
- a CDS encoding type 1 glutamine amidotransferase domain-containing protein, with the translated sequence MSKTTPARVLIVTTSTPSYERAGYRTGLWLGELTHFWDVLEKDGHHLTIASVDGGQVPIDPESLSAPVLAMGGTKKRYEDTGFMSILDDTASLDDVASDGWDAVYLTGGHGTMFDFPYNPVLADLLVTTYEAGGIVAAVCHGPAGFVGATGSDGNPLIAGKKVTGFSWPEEKLAGRDKVVPFRLDHALKEEGATYTKALRPMAEKVVRDGTLVTGQNPTSAEGVGKAVAKLLAKSR
- a CDS encoding glycosyltransferase family A protein, whose translation is MSDLELSYVIPFKDWGLRRIGLAVESARASLGGIPGEVIVSDYGSEFEGEELDHFRSYLESRGAVYVRTETDGVWSRSRALNAGMAVARGRVLVAADADMVVPPDCLQRTAEIIGADPNLASSTAASTFLPTGGTRRSRTGASTGRRCVASRPCGPGGGWD
- a CDS encoding type 1 glutamine amidotransferase domain-containing protein, whose protein sequence is MSTLDGKKIAFISVRGVEQPELTEPWQAVQEAGGQPVLISDKPGTITALKGDWDRGDDFPVDLTLDDADPDDFDALVLPGGTLNADEVRQSEKAQAFVRAFMEAGKPVAPICHGAWVLVEIDAVRGRRMTSTGAISTDLKNAGADWVDEEFVSDGNLLTSRNPDDLPAFNEGIVKAFAEA
- a CDS encoding glycosyltransferase, with the translated sequence MRRVATLRPRWGMGLTAVSRQIVERVRGWDERFVIYGGEDNDFAQRVRRAGARVCWPHDDAFHLFHMWHPLTSAAHALSAEATRQIRRNKDIVRNDRTFVRNSMQWRHPLRGAAPLVSVVVSTFNRRRMLQDTINSVLIQTMQDFEIVVVDDGSTDDTADYVSSIADPRVRYVRQDNAGIAAARNRGTDEARGQFIAVLDDDDLMLPWRLECQLAAVEDSLTAVFGSFVNFNDATGEMVLTSVKEMTVLTAALAGGAPGHSTWLIPREWMARVRYDENLTSGVDNDLALRLLRAGVRWASCGRAVVLRRMHEHQVTVSDNTNQLGSASAAYNRLTFTASLHQLDATREASAGEPRVKLLETGRVDELVAAYLPDHLVRRVRLRRMELNGIDAVPSITIERSDGVREGFVLDAPTWDQLVELGPEASSSYLFAAPVGTGRYSFDPQILHSLQDAEAERVLREAVGERPGDVAMAHRGDEGGYARITLDGHPTVIIESGTVADPARPPHWWGEWLARPGEAIVSNASTLPALRDAWYRAVAGEERRHADLG
- a CDS encoding TIGR03885 family FMN-dependent LLM class oxidoreductase, translated to MTRIGFHASHEQIAPGQLLSDVQHAERMGFDMAMCSDHFAPWSERQGHSGYAWAWLGAALATTGLEFGCVSAPGQRYHPAVAAQKIATLAAMFPGRFWTALGSGEAMNESITGERWPAKHERVARLEECVDIIRRLLAGEEVSHQGLVTVDRARVWDRPDEQPLLITPAVSPESAERSARWADGLITVNQDPDTLREVIASYRGAGGRGRVALQLHLSWAPTLEEAEAIAFEQWRSNVFGAPLSWDIDSVTGFDAAAEHVTMESVQRSVRISERPEQHLEWIREYAEMGFDDVYLHFVGQEQGAFLDTFGSDVLPKCDW
- a CDS encoding alpha-amylase family protein; its protein translation is MRITDTSDLWWKSAVIYCLSIDTFLDTDGDGSGDLAGLAHRIDYLAQLGVNCLWLQPFYPSPGRDDGYDVKDFYGVDDRLGNHGQLVEVIRTAHDRGMRVITDLIVNHTSDQHPWFVASRRSTSNPYRDFYVWRSTDPGDTSDETVFPGEEDGIWTKDDRTGEWYLHHFYSHQPDLNLANPKVMDELLRIVGFWLQLGVDGFRVDAVPFLLQNDDNTGTSTMPVDPHQVIKQMRSFLQRRKGHAMLLGEVNVPFEEQLKYFGGDVGDELHMMFDFISMQATYLALARQDPAPLVEAIQSRPEIHPTCQWATFLRNHDELTLDKLSEEERQEVFDAFGPEPEMQVYNRGLKRRLPPMLGGEPRRIRMAYSLMFSLPGTPAIYYGEEIGMGEDLEAHGRMSVRAPMQWSSGKNGGFSTAPPSKLIQRMVPDGYGPDHVNHADQEHDPESLWNFMRMLIGMRRRRPEIGWGEFSVIDVDATSVMAHRVVLPESAIVAVHNFSPDPVTVSLTKEIAPEDVITDLLDGERVVEHDGSLEVNLEGYGFRWFRMSADSQD
- a CDS encoding WhiB family transcriptional regulator — protein: MTAATPCVVSPNVFLHPLLDDAPPTNRGERREQAMLRTQAAKMCAACPRRGQCLTEAVTKFDVAGFVGGTTKRQRAEIRARLGVSVSPEDLDGFAGVNSGRQFNKHEIHRLRAANPDQPLSVIAAKIGCSVSTVKRHLRRIEEEGGLHTAPAAEPPSIDAVLAAADAVCGSRTDSAA